A single window of Lepeophtheirus salmonis chromosome 2, UVic_Lsal_1.4, whole genome shotgun sequence DNA harbors:
- the LOC121132494 gene encoding FMRFamide receptor, producing the protein MNDSGESLAECGEFHDVKIYGFWFDGVLLSVVGLIGLFGNIMSLIVLSRPKMRDVFHRLLSALACFDTLYIICGGINYTFRAFDARSDIYTYLFPYFLHPFTQVAMCGTIFMTVAISIERYLGLCHPMLPPSARKTWFYLVPVVTMSLIISGPKFLEVELTTVKGDNGSSPAYGPSELRISEDYIRYYVMWTRLLCTAILPVILLLFLNTRIIVDLFASTKVKRFGSMNRQRKEINLCLVLLCIVLLFFLCHTTRIILDIIEFSHLEKVIQCPKSHRRMWSPPYWAQVLYHVSHFTMMINSSFNFVVYCLVGHTFRREFCRAFGLSGYSAIPLTSSYYANNNNDPSRRSSASKLEYSVSVNTSLQGRRIS; encoded by the coding sequence ATGAACGATTCAGGGGAATCTTTAGCCGAATGTGGCGAGTTTCACGATGTTAAAATCTACGGTTTTTGGTTCGATGGTGTCCTCTTATCAGTTGTAGGACTCATTGGTCTCTTTGGAAACATTATGAGCCTCATTGTCCTCTCACGCCCTAAAATGAGGGATGTGTTTCATCGTCTTCTCTCAGCTTTAGCCTGTTTTGATACATTATACATCATTTGTGGAGGAATCAATTATACATTTCGAGCATTTGATGCTCGCTCAGACATTTACACATATTTGTTTCCCTATTTTTTACATCCATTTACTCAAGTGGCAATGTGTGGCACTATATTCATGACAGTGGCCATATCCATCGAGAGATATTTAGGGCTATGTCATCCCATGTTACCGCCCTCTGCCAGGAAAACGTGGTTCTACCTAGTTCCCGTGGTTACAATGTCCCTCATTATTAGTGGACCTAAATTCCTTGAGGTTGAGCTTACAACGGTTAAAGGAGATAATGGATCATCTCCTGCCTATGGGCCTTCTGAACTTCGCATATCAGAGGATTACATTCGATACTACGTTATGTGGACCCGACTTCTATGTACGGCCATTCTTCCAGTCATACTTCTTTTATTCCTAAATACGCGTATTATTGTGGATCTGTTTGCTTCGACAAAAGTGAAGCGATTTGGTTCTATGAATAGACAAAGAAAGGAAATTAATCTCTGCTTAGTACTCCTTTGCATCGTCCTTTTATTCTTCCTTTGTCACACGACACGAATCATTTTAGACATTATTGAGTTCTCTCATTTGGAAAAAGTCATTCAATGTCCAAAGAGTCATCGTAGGATGTGGTCCCCGCCCTACTGGGCCCAAGTCCTCTACCATGTATCACATTTTACAATGATGATCaactcttcttttaattttgtggTGTACTGTCTTGTAGGACATACTTTCAGGAGGGAGTTCTGCCGTGCATTTGGACTCTCTGGCTATTCTGCCATTCCTCTCACTTCTTCCTACTAtgcaaataataacaatgatccCTCAAGAAGAAGCTCAGCCTCAAAGTTAGAGTACTCTGTATCTGTGAATACGTCACTTCAAGGACGTCGAATCTCATaa